A window of Brachybacterium fresconis contains these coding sequences:
- a CDS encoding transporter substrate-binding domain-containing protein — protein sequence MHNRRTFVRGSGLVLSAAALGGLAACSQTNQNTGGGGGGASDGGGGGDLLSQLQEKGSITVGFAGEAPYSFEDGGELTGATLSMHREIFGELGIDTVEGKLTDWNSLIPGLNAGQFDAVSAGMSILPERCAEAAFSHPEFQYTTALMVPEGNPDGLKDMHSFVDSGLTVATMSGAIESTYAEDLGLDSIEVGGPQDGVDALKAGNAAAFALTAISLNWLADNTVDGVEVTESFVADINDVKQFGAGATVFRKDDTSLLDAYNEKLDEIIADPERYLSIVGDFGFTEQELPPEDMTTEILCSGDLSSLQ from the coding sequence ATGCACAATCGCCGAACTTTCGTCCGCGGCAGCGGACTCGTCCTGTCGGCCGCCGCCCTGGGCGGACTGGCCGCCTGCAGCCAGACCAATCAGAACACCGGTGGCGGTGGGGGCGGCGCCAGCGACGGCGGCGGCGGGGGCGACCTGCTCTCGCAGCTGCAGGAGAAGGGCTCCATCACCGTCGGCTTCGCCGGCGAGGCGCCCTACAGCTTCGAGGACGGCGGCGAGCTCACGGGTGCGACCCTCAGCATGCACCGCGAGATCTTCGGAGAGCTGGGCATCGACACCGTCGAGGGCAAGCTCACCGACTGGAACTCGCTGATCCCGGGCCTGAACGCCGGACAGTTCGACGCGGTCAGCGCCGGCATGTCGATCCTTCCGGAGCGTTGCGCGGAGGCCGCCTTCAGTCATCCAGAGTTCCAGTACACCACTGCGCTGATGGTCCCTGAGGGCAACCCGGACGGGCTGAAGGACATGCACTCCTTCGTCGACTCCGGCCTGACCGTCGCCACCATGTCCGGTGCGATCGAGTCCACCTACGCCGAGGATCTCGGCCTGGACAGCATCGAGGTCGGTGGCCCGCAGGACGGCGTGGACGCGCTGAAGGCCGGCAACGCCGCTGCCTTCGCGCTCACCGCCATCTCCCTGAACTGGCTGGCCGACAACACGGTCGACGGCGTCGAGGTGACCGAGAGCTTCGTCGCGGACATCAACGACGTCAAGCAGTTCGGCGCCGGCGCCACCGTGTTCCGCAAGGACGACACCTCCCTGCTGGACGCCTACAACGAGAAGCTCGACGAGATCATCGCCGATCCCGAGCGCTACCTCTCGATCGTCGGCGACTTCGGCTTCACCGAGCAGGAGCTGCCGCCCGAGGACATGACGACCGAGATCCTGTGCTCGGGCGATCTGTCCTCCTTGCAGTGA
- the ehuA gene encoding ectoine/hydroxyectoine ABC transporter ATP-binding protein EhuA, whose translation MPENTPHIEFRDVIKRFGNNTVLDNLNFTVSRGERVTLIGPSGSGKTTILRLLMTLEELTDGYIYVGEQALQYEQKDGKRVRVVDKQRRRTTTQVGMVFQHFNLFPNMSVLENIIEAPIHVMGLPKAEAVTKAEGLLEKVGMGEKRDFNPSQLSGGQQQRVAIARALAMDPEVLLLDEVTSALDPELVGEVLGVLKDIAAETDISMLIVTHEMQFARDVSDRVMMFDQGSIVEEGKPEKIFSEPENQRTRDFLRAVL comes from the coding sequence TTGCCTGAGAACACTCCGCACATCGAGTTCCGGGACGTGATCAAGCGCTTCGGGAACAACACCGTGCTGGACAACCTGAACTTCACGGTCTCCCGCGGGGAGCGCGTCACCCTCATCGGCCCATCCGGCTCGGGCAAGACGACGATCCTGCGCCTGCTGATGACGCTCGAGGAGCTCACCGACGGATACATCTACGTCGGCGAGCAGGCGCTGCAGTACGAGCAGAAGGACGGCAAGCGCGTGCGCGTCGTCGACAAGCAGCGCCGCCGCACCACCACCCAGGTCGGGATGGTGTTCCAGCACTTCAACCTGTTCCCGAACATGTCGGTGCTGGAGAACATCATCGAGGCGCCCATCCATGTGATGGGTCTGCCCAAGGCCGAGGCCGTCACCAAGGCCGAGGGCCTGCTGGAGAAGGTGGGCATGGGCGAGAAGCGCGACTTCAACCCCTCGCAGCTCTCCGGCGGTCAGCAGCAGCGCGTGGCGATCGCCCGCGCTCTGGCCATGGACCCGGAGGTCCTCCTGCTGGACGAGGTCACCTCGGCACTGGACCCGGAGCTGGTGGGCGAGGTGCTCGGCGTGCTCAAGGACATCGCCGCCGAGACCGACATCTCCATGCTGATCGTCACCCACGAGATGCAGTTCGCCCGGGACGTCTCCGATCGCGTGATGATGTTCGACCAGGGCTCCATCGTCGAGGAGGGCAAGCCCGAGAAGATCTTCAGCGAGCCCGAGAACCAGCGCACCAGGGACTTCCTGCGCGCCGTGCTCTGA
- a CDS encoding aldo/keto reductase, which yields MSTDAFAPSPTRYDGTSYRRVGRSGVLLPPISLGFWQNFGEDRDPQTLRAIVRRAFDLGITHFDLANNYGPPPGSAEEHVGRILEQDFRHLRDEIIVSTKAGYRMGPGPYGDGGSRKYLLSSLDRSLHRLGLGYVDIFYHHREDPDTPLEETMGALDQAVRSGRALYAGISNYSPERTVEAAEILADLGTPLLIHQPSYSMFNRSVEHGLLDVADGLGIGLAVYSPLQQGLLTNKYASGVPTGSRASSTGGSLTSRQVHDHAYQECRHGLSEIAHGRGQSLAQLALAWTLRHPSVATALVGASTVRQLEQNILTVENLDFTREELARIDEYAIDGTAR from the coding sequence ATGAGCACCGACGCCTTCGCCCCGTCCCCTACCCGCTATGACGGCACGTCCTATCGGCGGGTGGGCCGTTCCGGTGTCCTCCTGCCCCCGATCTCGCTGGGCTTCTGGCAGAACTTCGGGGAGGACCGCGATCCGCAGACCCTGCGGGCGATCGTGCGCCGTGCCTTCGACCTCGGCATCACCCACTTCGACCTGGCCAACAACTACGGCCCGCCCCCGGGAAGCGCGGAGGAGCACGTCGGCCGGATCCTCGAGCAGGATTTCCGTCATCTGCGCGACGAGATCATCGTGTCCACGAAAGCCGGCTATCGGATGGGCCCGGGCCCCTACGGCGACGGCGGCTCCCGCAAGTACCTGCTCTCCTCTCTGGACCGGTCCCTGCATCGTCTGGGCCTGGGGTACGTCGACATCTTCTACCACCATCGCGAGGACCCGGACACTCCCCTCGAGGAGACCATGGGGGCGCTCGACCAGGCGGTGCGCAGCGGCAGGGCCCTCTATGCCGGCATCTCGAACTACTCCCCCGAGCGAACTGTCGAGGCGGCCGAGATCCTCGCCGACCTGGGCACGCCGCTGCTGATCCACCAGCCCTCCTACTCGATGTTCAACCGGAGCGTCGAGCACGGTCTGCTGGATGTCGCCGACGGCCTCGGGATCGGGCTGGCTGTCTATTCGCCGCTGCAGCAGGGCCTGCTGACCAACAAGTACGCCTCCGGGGTGCCGACGGGGTCCCGGGCGAGCAGCACCGGAGGCTCGCTGACGTCGCGGCAGGTCCACGACCATGCCTACCAGGAGTGCCGGCACGGCCTGAGCGAGATCGCGCACGGGCGCGGCCAGAGCCTGGCGCAGCTCGCCCTCGCCTGGACCCTGCGCCATCCCTCGGTGGCGACCGCGCTGGTCGGCGCCTCCACGGTGCGCCAGCTCGAGCAGAACATCCTCACCGTCGAGAACCTCGACTTCACGCGCGAGGAGCTGGCCCGCATCGACGAGTACGCGATCGACGGCACCGCCCGCTGA
- the ppc gene encoding phosphoenolpyruvate carboxylase, with protein sequence MPETDAIAVPTLTSEFPVIGDDPHIDAPLRATVRRLSTLLGRTLADQHGQELLDLVEQVRTLTKEAKSSESEGDARDVQDRLAELPIEQATELTRAFAQYFLLANAAEQVYRVRGLKDRPTAESWVPRTVADVHDEVGPDGLQEAVDSLDVRLIFTAHPTEASRRAVLTKLRKISDVLEKDTAEGTPERRRQDHALSELIESLWQTDELRRQRPTPQDEARNVLYYLRQLYTQTMPDFLDDLREELRAHGADLAERQVPLRFGSWIGGDRDGNPYVTAEVTREVLQLQAETAVDLAIDVISELIADLSISSALTGEDEELRASVTADLEFDSEVDEVQQKQYEQEPYRLKLGTMRAKLTATRERIRSGEPHVHGKDYRDGDELQEDFSVLRGALGRHGGKRAADGAIAIAQQVLAGSGLNLATLDVREHSEKHHEVVSRLFDRVGELDRPYAELTRAERTTVLGAELASRRPLVGTALSEDETILDDATRTTYRVLDEIRDAHRQYGTSAIETYIVSMTHGADDILAVALLAREAGLVTLPGGRENRADISFAPLLEEVSELRHAGEILDELLSDPSYREIVRLRGDFQEVMLGYSDGNKDAGVMTSQWEIHQAQRRLRDVAARHGVTLRLFHGRGGSVGRGGGPTYDAILAQPYGVLEGEIKFTEQGEVISDKYTLPTLARENLDLSLAAVLEGSALHTTPRSTDEQLERWGEVMQAVSDASFTRYRTLADDPDLPEYFVTSTPVEQLGDLNIGSRPSKRATSDKGLDGLRAIPWVFGWTQSRQIVPGWFGAGSGLKAAREAGLEPDLHEMYRSWHFFRTVISNVEMTLAKTDMQIAAHYVHSLVPERLWPLFDRIKAEYELSVAELERLTGVLELLDNQPVLKRTLAVRDRYLDPISYMQVAMLQRARAASGRGEELSPELQRALLTTINGVAAGLKNTG encoded by the coding sequence GTGCCAGAAACCGACGCCATTGCCGTCCCGACCCTGACGAGCGAGTTCCCCGTCATCGGCGACGATCCCCATATCGATGCGCCCCTGCGCGCGACCGTCCGCCGCCTGTCGACCCTGCTGGGTCGCACGCTCGCCGATCAGCACGGCCAGGAGCTGCTCGACCTCGTCGAGCAGGTCCGCACGCTGACGAAGGAGGCGAAGTCCTCCGAGTCCGAGGGCGATGCGCGTGACGTCCAGGACCGACTGGCCGAGCTCCCGATCGAGCAGGCCACCGAGTTGACCCGGGCCTTCGCCCAGTACTTCCTGCTGGCCAACGCCGCGGAGCAGGTGTACCGGGTGCGGGGGCTGAAGGACCGCCCGACCGCGGAGTCGTGGGTGCCGCGCACCGTCGCAGACGTCCACGACGAGGTCGGCCCGGACGGGCTGCAGGAGGCCGTCGACTCGCTGGACGTGCGCCTGATCTTCACGGCCCATCCCACCGAGGCCTCCCGACGGGCGGTCCTGACCAAGCTCCGCAAGATCTCCGACGTCCTGGAGAAGGACACCGCCGAGGGCACCCCCGAGCGGCGTCGCCAGGACCACGCCCTCTCCGAGCTCATCGAGTCGCTGTGGCAGACGGACGAGCTGCGCCGGCAGCGGCCCACCCCGCAGGACGAGGCCCGCAACGTCCTGTACTACCTCCGCCAGCTGTACACGCAGACCATGCCGGACTTCCTCGACGACCTGCGCGAGGAGCTGCGCGCCCACGGTGCGGACCTGGCCGAGCGCCAGGTCCCCCTGCGCTTCGGCTCCTGGATCGGCGGCGACCGCGACGGCAACCCCTATGTCACCGCGGAGGTCACCCGCGAGGTCCTGCAGCTGCAGGCGGAGACCGCCGTGGACCTCGCGATCGACGTCATCTCCGAACTGATCGCGGACCTGTCCATCTCCAGCGCGCTGACCGGCGAGGACGAGGAGCTGCGCGCGAGCGTGACCGCCGATCTCGAGTTCGACTCCGAGGTGGACGAGGTCCAGCAGAAGCAGTACGAGCAGGAGCCCTACCGGCTCAAGCTCGGCACCATGCGGGCGAAGCTCACGGCCACCCGCGAGCGGATCCGGAGCGGCGAGCCGCACGTGCACGGCAAGGACTACCGCGATGGCGACGAGCTGCAGGAGGATTTCTCGGTGCTGCGGGGCGCGCTGGGTCGCCACGGCGGCAAGCGCGCGGCCGACGGGGCGATCGCGATCGCCCAGCAGGTGCTGGCCGGCTCCGGGCTGAACCTCGCGACCCTCGACGTGCGCGAGCACTCCGAGAAGCATCACGAGGTGGTCTCGCGCCTCTTCGACCGCGTCGGGGAGCTGGACCGTCCCTATGCGGAGCTCACGCGAGCCGAGCGCACCACGGTGCTGGGCGCCGAGCTCGCCAGCCGTCGCCCGCTGGTCGGCACGGCGCTGAGCGAGGACGAGACGATCCTCGACGACGCCACGCGCACCACCTACCGGGTGCTCGACGAGATCCGTGACGCCCACCGCCAGTACGGCACCTCCGCCATCGAGACCTACATCGTCTCGATGACCCACGGGGCGGACGACATCCTGGCGGTCGCCCTGCTGGCCCGCGAGGCCGGTCTGGTCACGCTGCCGGGAGGCCGGGAGAACCGCGCCGACATCAGCTTCGCCCCGCTGCTGGAGGAGGTCTCCGAGCTGCGCCACGCCGGCGAGATCCTCGACGAGCTGCTCAGCGACCCCTCCTACCGCGAGATCGTCCGCCTGCGCGGCGACTTCCAGGAGGTCATGCTCGGCTACTCCGACGGCAACAAGGACGCCGGCGTGATGACCAGCCAGTGGGAGATCCATCAGGCCCAGCGGCGTCTGCGCGACGTCGCAGCGCGCCACGGGGTCACGCTGCGCCTCTTCCACGGCCGCGGCGGGTCCGTCGGCCGCGGCGGCGGCCCCACCTACGACGCGATCCTGGCCCAGCCGTACGGCGTGCTCGAGGGCGAGATCAAGTTCACCGAGCAGGGCGAGGTCATCTCCGACAAGTACACCCTGCCCACGTTGGCCCGGGAGAACCTGGATCTGTCGCTGGCCGCGGTGCTCGAGGGCTCGGCCCTGCACACCACGCCGCGCTCCACGGACGAGCAGCTGGAGCGCTGGGGCGAGGTCATGCAGGCCGTCTCCGACGCCTCCTTCACCCGGTATCGCACGCTGGCCGACGACCCGGACCTGCCCGAGTACTTCGTGACCTCCACCCCGGTGGAGCAGCTCGGCGACCTGAACATCGGCTCGCGCCCCTCCAAGCGCGCCACCTCCGACAAGGGCCTGGACGGCCTGCGGGCGATCCCGTGGGTGTTCGGCTGGACCCAGTCGCGACAGATCGTGCCGGGCTGGTTCGGCGCGGGCTCCGGGCTGAAGGCAGCCCGTGAGGCCGGCCTCGAGCCGGACCTGCACGAGATGTACCGCAGCTGGCACTTCTTCCGCACCGTGATCAGCAACGTCGAGATGACGCTCGCGAAGACGGACATGCAGATCGCGGCGCACTATGTGCACTCGCTGGTGCCGGAGCGGCTGTGGCCGCTGTTCGATCGCATCAAGGCGGAGTACGAGCTGTCGGTCGCGGAGCTCGAGCGCCTCACCGGGGTGCTGGAGCTGCTGGACAACCAGCCGGTGCTGAAGCGGACCCTCGCCGTGCGCGACCGCTACCTGGACCCGATCTCCTACATGCAGGTCGCCATGCTGCAGCGCGCCCGGGCCGCGTCTGGCCGCGGCGAGGAGCTCTCCCCGGAGCTGCAGCGGGCGCTGCTGACCACCATCAACGGTGTGGCCGCCGGTCTGAAGAACACCGGCTGA
- the ehuC gene encoding ectoine/hydroxyectoine ABC transporter permease subunit EhuC: MEGVIGFFQDLGPNIQLLLDRRPLILDGVLVTVLATALGALLALLIAFVFGIAQVAKLAVVRIIARIFVEFFRGTSLVVQLFWLAFVLPQLPYPFGFQLEPLAIGVIALGLNYGAYAAEVVRGSIGSVPKGQYEAVSALSLSPMRGMFRVVIPQAWALMLPSLSNLWIQLLKGSAIVSTVLLYDLFFQVEQLRDRSGTWFAYIFALLAYFVIAWVIVIFMNALEVRAKHKIGRGPALSQSWGMLFRAPGSTPEGGRSARVVRDRARAKASKPAGGELV, from the coding sequence ATGGAAGGTGTGATCGGCTTCTTCCAGGACCTCGGCCCCAACATCCAGCTGCTGCTGGATCGGAGGCCGCTGATCCTCGACGGCGTTCTCGTCACGGTGCTGGCGACCGCACTCGGCGCCCTGCTCGCGCTCCTGATCGCCTTCGTCTTCGGCATCGCGCAGGTGGCGAAGCTCGCCGTCGTGCGGATCATCGCGCGCATCTTCGTGGAGTTCTTCCGCGGCACCTCGCTCGTCGTGCAGCTGTTCTGGTTGGCCTTCGTGCTCCCGCAGCTGCCCTATCCCTTCGGCTTCCAGCTCGAACCGCTGGCCATCGGGGTCATAGCGCTGGGGCTGAACTACGGGGCCTACGCCGCCGAGGTCGTGCGCGGGTCGATCGGCTCCGTCCCCAAGGGCCAGTACGAGGCGGTCAGCGCCCTCAGCCTGAGCCCGATGCGCGGGATGTTCCGCGTCGTGATCCCCCAGGCCTGGGCCCTGATGCTCCCGTCGCTGTCGAACCTGTGGATCCAGCTCCTCAAAGGCAGCGCGATCGTCAGCACCGTCCTGCTCTACGACCTCTTCTTCCAGGTCGAGCAGCTGCGTGACCGGTCCGGCACCTGGTTCGCGTACATCTTCGCGCTGCTGGCCTACTTCGTCATCGCCTGGGTGATTGTGATATTCATGAACGCGCTCGAGGTCCGGGCCAAGCACAAGATCGGACGCGGTCCGGCGCTGTCCCAGTCCTGGGGCATGCTGTTCCGTGCTCCCGGGAGCACTCCGGAAGGAGGGCGTTCGGCGCGCGTCGTCCGGGACCGCGCCCGCGCTAAGGCCAGCAAGCCCGCAGGAGGTGAACTGGTATGA
- a CDS encoding GNAT family N-acetyltransferase → MTVSQSTDLRIRPARPGDVPEIVDLVQAAYRGEGGWTTEAHLVRGARTHADEVRGMLADDAVALLAAEAVTELERPSDSPEGGIVGCCYTRQEPPDVNGLVQAELGLFAVHPSAQSRGLGGRLLESQAELLTAAGVDVLMIRVLQSRPELHAWYERHGFVRTGTAVPFPGDPSWLTVEGLGMDVMERPLRRV, encoded by the coding sequence ATGACCGTCTCGCAGAGCACCGACCTGCGGATCCGTCCTGCCCGGCCCGGCGACGTCCCCGAGATCGTCGACCTGGTCCAGGCGGCCTATCGCGGCGAGGGCGGCTGGACCACCGAGGCCCACCTCGTCCGCGGCGCGCGCACGCACGCCGACGAGGTCCGCGGGATGCTCGCCGACGACGCGGTGGCCCTGCTGGCCGCCGAGGCCGTCACCGAGCTCGAGCGGCCCTCCGACTCCCCGGAGGGCGGCATCGTCGGCTGCTGCTACACGCGCCAGGAGCCGCCCGACGTGAACGGCCTGGTCCAGGCCGAGCTCGGCCTGTTCGCCGTCCACCCGTCCGCCCAGTCCCGCGGACTCGGCGGGCGTCTGCTGGAGTCCCAGGCGGAGCTCCTGACTGCGGCCGGGGTCGATGTGCTGATGATCCGGGTGCTGCAGTCCCGTCCCGAGCTGCACGCCTGGTACGAGCGGCACGGCTTCGTGCGGACCGGCACCGCCGTCCCCTTCCCGGGCGACCCCTCCTGGTTGACCGTGGAGGGGCTCGGGATGGACGTCATGGAGCGCCCGCTGCGTCGAGTCTGA
- the ehuD gene encoding ectoine/hydroxyectoine ABC transporter permease subunit EhuD: MNTSWWEWDHAFAVFPVLLDGFKITLLATVLGTLIALVLGLVVAMIRRTAPRLLSAPVTGVVEFIRMTPLVVQLVFANLALSPYIDSTLAIGIWVLGIHYTTYMAEVYRAGIDSVPKGQWEAATALSLPRLRTWRSVVVPQAIRNTLPALGNYAISMFKETPFFVVIYIPEMVRNAQTYGGDTFRYTEAITLAGLIFLAASYPTSLLIRRLEKKLA; the protein is encoded by the coding sequence ATGAACACCTCCTGGTGGGAATGGGACCACGCCTTCGCCGTCTTCCCGGTGCTGCTGGACGGCTTCAAGATCACGCTGCTGGCCACCGTGCTGGGCACCCTCATCGCGCTGGTCCTCGGACTGGTGGTGGCGATGATCCGGCGCACCGCGCCGCGACTGCTCAGCGCTCCGGTCACCGGGGTGGTCGAGTTCATCCGCATGACGCCCCTCGTGGTGCAGCTGGTCTTCGCCAACCTCGCGCTGTCGCCGTACATCGACAGCACCCTCGCCATCGGCATCTGGGTGCTGGGCATCCACTACACGACCTACATGGCCGAGGTGTACCGCGCCGGGATCGACTCGGTGCCCAAGGGCCAGTGGGAGGCCGCCACCGCGCTGTCTCTGCCGCGGCTGCGCACCTGGCGATCCGTCGTCGTCCCGCAGGCGATCCGCAACACGCTGCCCGCGCTGGGCAACTACGCCATCTCCATGTTCAAGGAGACCCCCTTCTTCGTGGTGATCTACATCCCGGAGATGGTCCGGAACGCCCAGACCTATGGAGGGGACACGTTCCGGTACACCGAGGCGATCACCTTGGCCGGCCTCATCTTCCTGGCGGCCAGCTACCCGACGTCCCTCCTGATCCGACGACTGGAGAAGAAACTTGCCTGA
- a CDS encoding App1 family protein gives MSIARRVGSRVRSPRTVLATVGARSEQVRPHWAARLEDVKNAVVGRGLRRLHWDLRLQPFHGYGSSTRVRVMAKVLYSSPGTPADFHDQPVHDMRTMAVRGWRNFASQVVPYSTVHVLLGGQEFSVRADRSGIIDAEIDIDLPPGDHRAVLWTVPGNEVTADITVFPTGANVGLVSDIDDTVMVTWLPRPLLAFWNAFVVHQSSRQVVPGMPMLYQRLAREHTAMPVMYLSTGAWNVFPVLKRFLYKNGYPDGPLLLTDWGPTNTGFFRSGRAHKERALRRLVADFPGMRWILVGDDGQHDPSIYADFASELPDHVEAILLRQLTESEQLLAHGTLRPLAQQRRGTHAPPMATAPDGHGLLAELERAGELP, from the coding sequence GTGTCGATCGCACGTCGCGTCGGCTCCCGCGTCCGCTCGCCCCGCACCGTGCTGGCAACGGTCGGGGCACGATCCGAGCAGGTGCGCCCGCACTGGGCCGCCCGCCTCGAGGACGTCAAGAACGCCGTCGTCGGCCGGGGGCTGCGCCGACTGCACTGGGACCTCAGGCTCCAGCCCTTCCACGGGTACGGGTCCTCGACGCGTGTCCGGGTGATGGCGAAGGTCCTCTACTCCTCCCCCGGCACGCCCGCCGATTTCCACGATCAGCCGGTCCACGACATGCGCACGATGGCGGTGCGGGGCTGGCGGAACTTCGCCTCCCAGGTGGTCCCGTACAGCACCGTGCACGTGCTGCTGGGCGGGCAGGAGTTCAGCGTGCGCGCCGATCGCAGCGGTATCATCGACGCCGAGATCGACATCGACCTGCCCCCCGGCGATCACCGGGCCGTGCTCTGGACCGTCCCCGGCAACGAGGTCACCGCTGACATCACCGTGTTCCCCACCGGGGCGAACGTGGGGCTGGTCAGCGATATCGACGACACCGTGATGGTGACCTGGCTGCCCCGGCCCCTGCTCGCCTTCTGGAACGCCTTCGTGGTCCACCAGTCCTCCCGCCAGGTCGTCCCGGGCATGCCGATGCTCTACCAGCGCCTGGCCCGCGAGCACACCGCGATGCCGGTGATGTACCTGTCCACGGGTGCCTGGAACGTGTTCCCCGTGCTCAAGCGCTTCCTGTACAAGAACGGATACCCCGACGGCCCGCTGCTGCTGACCGACTGGGGCCCCACCAACACCGGATTCTTCCGTTCCGGCCGCGCCCACAAGGAGCGGGCGCTGCGCCGGCTGGTCGCGGACTTCCCAGGGATGCGCTGGATCCTGGTGGGCGACGACGGGCAGCACGACCCGTCGATCTACGCAGACTTCGCCTCCGAGCTGCCGGACCACGTCGAGGCGATCCTGCTCCGGCAGCTGACCGAGTCCGAGCAGCTGCTCGCCCACGGCACGCTCCGCCCCCTGGCGCAGCAGCGTCGCGGCACCCACGCCCCACCGATGGCCACGGCCCCCGACGGGCACGGGCTGCTCGCCGAGCTCGAACGCGCAGGAGAACTCCCATGA
- a CDS encoding GNAT family N-acetyltransferase: MAEIKRAQDDDWSLVREIRLRSLSTDPEAFGQSWEKESTYEEKVWRKRVREAAWFLAIEAGQPVAVVAVRHEADSPANERELQAMWVLPSARKARLGQRLAEAVLDWSKEDGADTVTLYVGPTNTAARAAYESLGFTDTGERWEVVEDDPDGAWLKMSRGL, from the coding sequence ATGGCCGAAATCAAACGTGCCCAGGACGATGACTGGTCGCTCGTGCGCGAGATCCGTCTCCGCTCTCTCAGCACCGATCCGGAGGCCTTCGGCCAGAGCTGGGAGAAAGAGTCCACCTACGAGGAGAAGGTCTGGAGGAAGCGCGTCCGCGAGGCCGCCTGGTTCCTGGCCATCGAAGCCGGGCAGCCGGTGGCCGTCGTCGCCGTCCGCCACGAGGCCGACTCCCCCGCCAACGAGCGCGAGCTCCAGGCGATGTGGGTGCTGCCGAGCGCACGCAAGGCCCGTCTCGGCCAGCGCCTGGCCGAAGCCGTTCTCGACTGGTCGAAGGAGGACGGCGCCGACACGGTGACGCTCTACGTCGGCCCCACCAACACGGCAGCCCGCGCCGCCTACGAGAGCCTCGGCTTCACCGACACCGGTGAGCGCTGGGAGGTCGTCGAGGACGATCCCGACGGTGCCTGGCTGAAGATGTCCCGAGGCCTCTGA
- a CDS encoding protein tyrosine phosphatase, producing the protein MSPLRILTVCTGNVCRSPAAAVMLREAVRGAKLAETVDVGSAGTSWEAEGMPMDERTELSLVRAGYVRPFEHTARTIHLTELLNWDLVLPMTVEQAQALRRMADQVPEGRTAPEIIMWRRFDPEAPAGAPETEIAVDDPWYEGQAAFDRTVVQMQRSLPALVAHVQDVLSAR; encoded by the coding sequence ATGTCGCCCCTGCGTATCCTCACCGTCTGCACCGGCAATGTGTGCCGCTCACCGGCCGCCGCCGTGATGCTGCGCGAGGCCGTGCGCGGCGCCAAGCTCGCCGAGACGGTCGATGTGGGGTCGGCGGGCACCAGCTGGGAGGCCGAGGGCATGCCGATGGACGAGCGGACGGAGCTGTCCCTGGTGCGAGCCGGGTACGTGCGGCCGTTCGAGCACACCGCCCGCACGATCCATCTGACCGAGCTGCTGAACTGGGACCTGGTGCTGCCGATGACCGTCGAGCAGGCGCAGGCACTGCGCCGCATGGCGGACCAGGTGCCGGAGGGACGGACGGCGCCCGAGATCATCATGTGGCGGCGGTTCGATCCGGAGGCCCCCGCGGGGGCGCCCGAGACGGAGATCGCCGTCGACGACCCGTGGTACGAGGGCCAGGCGGCCTTCGATCGCACGGTCGTGCAGATGCAGCGGAGTCTGCCGGCGCTCGTCGCGCACGTGCAGGACGTGCTCAGCGCCCGATAG